The sequence GTCGGCGTGGTATCGGCGCATCGCACGCCCGACCGCATGCTTGATTACGCGCGCACGGCGGCCGACCGCGGCATCGAGGTGATCATCGCCGGCGCCGGAGGAGCCGCTCACCTGCCGGGGATGGTGGCGTCGGCGACGGCGCTGCCGGTGATCGGTGTTCCGGTGCCATTGGCGAAACTCGACGGTCTCGACTCGCTGCTGTCGATCGTCCAGATGCCCGCAGGCGTTCCGGTGGCGACCGTTTCGATCGGTGGGGCCCGCAACGCGGGGCTGCTCGCCGTGCGCATACTCGGCGCCGCCGATGGCCGGCTTCGCAAGCGGGTCGAGGCGTTCCAGGAGCAGCTCGGCGCATCTGTCCTGGAGAAGGACGCCGCCCTGCGGGACCGGGTGCTCGGATCCGACGGTAAAGTTACCGGCGAGTAGCAAGGAGTTCTCATGGCTGATAACCCTGACTTCGACGTGTTCAAGCTGCCCGAGGAGCACGACGAGTTGCGCGCTGTGCTGCGTGATCTGTGTGAGAAGGAGATCGCCCCGCACGCAGGCGACGTCGACGAGAATTCGCGGTTCCCCGACGAGGCGCTCAAAGCCCTCAACGAGTCGGGGTTCTCGGCGGTGCATGTGCCAGAGGAGTACGACGGCCAGGGCGCGGACTCGGTGGCGACATGCATCGTGATCGAAGAGGTCGCCCGGGTGTGCGCGGCGTCGTCCTTGATCCCCGCGGTCAACAAGCTCGGCACGATGGGGCTGATCCTTTCGGGCAGCGACGAGCTCAAAAAGCAGGTGCTGCCGTCGATCGCGTCGGGTGAGGCGATGGCGTCCTACGCCCTCTCGGAGCGCGAAGCCGGCAGCGACGCGGCGGCGATGCGAACCCGCGCCCGCGAGGACGGCGACTCGTGGATCCTCAACGGCACAAAGGCCTGGATCACCAACGGCGGCAAGTCGACGTGGTACACGGTGATGGCGTCCAGCGACCCCGACAAGGGCGCCAACGGTATCTCGGCGTTCATGGTGCACCGCGACGACGAGGGTTTCACGGTCGGGCCGAAGGAACGCAAGCTCGGGATCAAGGGCTCGCCGACCACTGAGCTCTACTTCGAGAACTGCCGGATCCCCGGCGACCGCATCATCGGCGAGCCCGGCACCGGCTTCAAGACCGCGCTGCGCACCCTCGACCACACTCGCCCGACGATCGGCGCCCAGGCTGTCGGCATCGCGCAGGGCGCGCTGGACGCGGCGATCGCATACACCAAGGACCGCAAGCAGTTCGGCAAGCCGGTCAGCGACTTCCAGGGTGTCCAGTTCATGCTCGCCGACATGGCGATGAAGGTCGAAGCCGCGCGATTGATGGTCTACTCCGCGGCGGCCCGCGCCGAACGCGGCGAACCCGCGTTGGGCTTCATCTCCTCGGCGTCGAAGTGCTTCGCCTCCGACGTGGCCATGGAGGTGACCACCGACGCCGTGCAGCTGTTCGGCGGCGCGGGCTACACGCAGGACTTCCCGGTCGAGCGGATGATGCGCGACGCCAAGATCACCCAGATCTACGAGGGCACCAACCAGATTCAGCGCGTCGTGATGTCACGGGCGCTGCTGAAGTAGAGCCGAGAGGACACGGGGCTAACCCTTGGTGGTTTTCTCGGTCCGGCGGCGGCGGTCCATGGCCGCCGGATCGGGATTGGTGACCTGCACCAGCGATGCGCCCGCGGCGAACACTGCGAACAGGTTCTCCGTCAGTTCGTCGGCGCTGTCCCAGCGGGCGGTCGACAGCACACGGTCATCGGCGGTGAAGCCCTGTGCGGCAGCGGAATCGGCGGTGGCGCCGAGGAGTTCGGTTACCGATCGACCCTCCAACGCCGGGCCTGGGTTGCGTTCGGGAACTATCTGGTCGCCGTGCACCCGTACCGACGTCGCGTAGTCCGTCATCCCGATCGGCAGGTCCGCCACCGGCTTACCGAATGGATCAAGGGACAGCACCGCAACCTCACCCGGGCCGACGGCGGCATCGGCGTCGTCGATCCGGTCCGCCGTGCACAGCGCGACATCGGCCTCCGCCGGCCCGAGCACCACCTCCGCGCCGATGTACCAGACGCCGAGCAGGACCGCGGCGGTCTGCCAGTGTGCGGGCAGCAGCACAGCGATCCGGCTGCCTGGGCCTACGCCGAGTTCGTCGCGAAGCAGGTTGGCGGTCTTGGCCGCCCAGTTGGCCAGCGTGACGGTCGACAGCTCGATCCGCTCACCCGTCGCGTCGTCGTAGTAGGTGATGCGCGGGCCGACCGGATCCCGGTCCAACAAGGGGTCAAGCAGCGCCTGACTTACGGTCGTCAATTCACACAGTCGGGGTTGTCCGAGGCCGCCGTGATGATCGGCGACGGGGCAGGCGGGGCGTCCTCGCCCGTCGACTCGCTCGCCGCAGGATCGGCCGTCGCGAGCGTCGGGTCGGTGCCGTCGAGGCCGGATCCCGGTCCGGTGTAGTCGTTGCCGAGCACCACCCGAACGGTTCCCGGTGGCACGCTCGGGTCGGCGATGATCGGCAGTCCACCGAGATCCTTGGAAACCGCCTGCGCGCCAAGGTCGTCCGCCTTCTCCGCAAGTACCTGGCTGGTCTCAAGGACGCCCGCATCATGGTTGCCGAGGGGGCCCGGCGCGAAGCCGTTGTTGGTGAGCGCGGCCGACACCGCGGCGGCCAGGCCGTTGATGTCGGTGGCGTTGATCACCTCGGCTGCGGTCTTGGCGGGTGTGTAGGCGAGTTCCTCGGTCTTGCCCTTGTCCTGCTCCTGCAGCAGGCCGTCGACCCAGTCGCGCACCTCCGTGCCATCCACCCGCACGACGCTCTGCATTCCGTCGTCGCTCCAGCCGTTCTCGTCGAGCACCGGGATGGTGGCGAAGGCGACGTTGCCTGCCGCCAGCTTCTGCAGTTGTTCGGCGAACTGCATGACGTCCCAACCGTCGGACAGCACCACCGACCGTTGCACCGCTTCTTGCAGCCGGTTCAGTGTTGCCGGGCTCGACAGCGTCTTACCCGAGATCACCTGGTGCGCAAGCGAAGCCATCACCACTTGTTGGCGCACCACCCGGTCGAGGTCGCCGCGGGGCAGGTCGTGGCGCTGCCGCACGAAGCTCAGCGCCTGCGGTCCGTCCAGCTTCTGCCAGCCCGCCGGAAAATCTGCACCCGAAAGGGGCTCGTAGACAGGACTTTTGAGGCAGACATTGACGCCGCCGAGCGCGTCGGTGATCAGCGCGAAACCGAGCAGGCCGATCTCCGCGTAGTGGTCGACGGTGACGCCGGTCAGATTCGCGACGGTCTTGATCAGTGCCTCGCGGCCCGCTTCGTTGGCTTCCGGCTCGGCGACCGACGGGTCGACGCCCTGCTCTTCGACCAGCTCCTTGAGCTTCTCCAGGTGCTCCGACCCGTAGACGCCGTTGATCTTCATCTTGCCGATGCCCGGCGCCTCGACGTAGGAGTCGCGCGGGATCGAGATCGCGGTCGCCGACTGCCCGTTGTTGGGGATGCGGATCAGGATGATGGTGTCGGTGTTGGTGGACTCGTCGTCACCGGCACGCAGAGTGGCCAGCTCGTCGGCCGACAGCGGGTTGCCGTGCGCGTCGGTGCGGCTGTCCAACCCGACCAGCAGGATGTCGATCGCACCGTCCTCCCCGCCGCCTCCGAGCGCCGCCGACGAGATGTGGTTGATGCCGGATTCGAACGACCGGATCTTGCTCCACGCCACGCCCGTGCCGATGACGATCGCCGCCGCGAGCATGACGGCAACGGTCCGGAACAGGCGGGCGGGCATCAGCCCAGGTTACTTGGGGGAGAGGCGCAGAGCCGGTAGCCGCTGCCCGGCGTGCCAGACTCGGCGGATGGCCAATCGCATGGTGATCAGCGGAGCGGGCGGGCAGGTCGGGCGCGTCCTGGCCGCCGAAGCCGGCAGGCGGGGCCTCGACGTGCTGGCCCTGACCTCGGCGCAATGGGACATCACCGACGCCGACGCAGCGCAGCGGATCGTTGCCCGCGGCGACGTCGTGGTCAACTGCGCGGCTTTCACCGCCGTGGATGCCGCCGAAAGCGAGCCCGAGCGCGCCCACGCCGTCAACGCCGTTGGGCCCGGCACCGTCGCGCGGGCGTGCGCGAGCGCGGGCGCCAGGATGATCCACATCTCCACCGACTATGTATTCGACGGGTCGTTCGACGGGGCGCCCCGGCCCTACGACGTCGACGACCCGACGCGGCCCCTCAGCGTTTACGGCAAGACCAAGCTGGCGGGGGAGCAGGCGGTGCACGCCGCGCTGCCCGACGCCCACGTGGTGCGGACGGCGTGGGTGTACACCGGCGCCGGTTCGGACTTCGTCGGCGTCATGAGGCGGCTGGCGGCCGGCGACGGTCCCGTCAACGTGGTGGTCGACCAGATCGGTTCGCCGACCTACAGCGCAGATCTGGTGTCTGCTCTGCTAGAGATCGCCGGCCGGCCGGCGACGCCGCCGCTGCTGCATGTCGCCAACGAGGGCGCGGCGAGCCGGTTCGAGCAGGCGCGCCTGGTGTTCGAGGGTGTCGGCGCCGATCCGGACAGGGTGCTGCCCGCGGCCGCAGAGGACATGCCGCGGCCTGCGGCCCGCCCGCCGTACTCGGCGCTGTCGAACCGTGCTGCGGCCTCTGCGGGGCAGACGCCGCTGCGGCCGTGGCGCGACGCGTTGGCCGCGGCGTTGGCCGATTGATCCTCCCGCTACCCTCGACGCCGTGAGCGACGAATTGACGGTGGTTACGGTGACGTACTCACCCGGCCCTCACCTGGGCCGATTCCTCGCCACGCTGGCACATGCCACCGAACGGCCAGTGGCCGTGATCATGGCCGACAACGGCTCGACCGACGGCAGCCCGGAGGAAGCGCTCGAGCGATTTCCCAATACCCGGTTGCTGCGCACCGGTGCAAACCTGGGTTACGGCTCCGCGGTGAACCGTGCCGTCGCCGAACTTCGCAGGGACGCCGTTGACCTCGACCTCTTCATCGTCGCCAACCCAGACGTGCAATGGGGCCCCGGCAGCATCGACGCGATGCTCGAGGCTGCGGGCCGATGGCCAAGGGCGGCGTCGCTGGGGCCGCTGATCCGTGACCCCGACGGTTCGGTCTACCCGTCGGCCCGCCACCAACCAAGCATCATCCGCGGCGGCATGCATGCGGTCGTCGGTCCGGTGTGGCGGACCAACCCATGGACAGCCGCCTACCGGCAGGACCGGTTGGAGCCCAGCGAACGCCAGGTCGGATGGCTGTCGGGCTCGTGCCTGTTGCTGCGCGGGGCCGCATTCGATGAGGTAGGCGGCTTCGACGAGCGCTATTTCATGTACATGGAAGACGTCGACCTGGGAGATCGGCTCGAGAAGGCCGGCTGGCAGAACGTATACGTCCCCGCGGCAGAGGTTTTGCATGACAAGGGTCACTCCACCGGCCGCGACCCCGCCCGCAACTTGGCCGCGCACCATCGCAGTACCTACACTTTTCTCGCCGATCGGTACAACAGGCGGTGGCAGGCGCCGCTGAGGTGGACGATGAGGGGCGCGCTCGCGGCGCGTTCGCGGCTGGTGGTCAGACTCCGCGCACGCGAGGAGCGAGACAGACGCAGTCGGCGGAAGGCGAGAGGACAGGTCTAACGTGGCGGATTCCATAGACCCACGTGGCGTGGACGCCGTCATCCTCGTCGGCGGGCAGGGGACCCGGCTGCGGCCGCTCACCCTTTCGGCGCCCAAACCGATGCTGCCGACGGCCGGGCTCCCGTTTTTGACCCATCTGCTGTCGCGGATCGCCGCGGCCGGGATCGAGCACGTCATCCTCGGCACCTCCTATAAGGCGGGCGTCTTCGAGTCGGAGTTCGGTGACGGCTCGAAGCTGGGCCTGCAGATCACCTACGTGGTCGAGGAGGAGCCGATGGGCACCGGCGGCGCGATCGCCAACGTCGCCCACAAGCTGAGGCACGACACCGTGATGGTCTTCAACGGCGACGTGCTGTCGGGCGCCGACCTGGGAGCGCTGCTCACCACTCATCACGACCACGGCGCCGACGTCACCCTGCATCTGGTCCGCGTCGGCGACCCGCGGGCGTTCGGTTGCGTGCCCACCGATTCCGACGGAGTGGTCACCGCCTTCCTGGAGAAGACCGAGGATCCGCCGACCGACCAGGTCAACGCAGGCTGCTACGTGTTCAAGCGCAAGGTGATCGACCGTTTGCCCAAGGGCCGAGCGCTCTCGGTTGAGCGTGAGGTGTTCCCGCAACTGCTGGCAGAGGGCTACAAGCTGTGCGGGCACGTCGACGCCTCGTACTGGCGCGACATGGGGACGCCGGAGGATTTCGTCCGCGGCAGCTCCGACCTTGTTCGCGGCATTGCGCCGTCGCCTGCGCTGCACGGCCACCGTGGCGAGTCGCTGGTGCACGACGGCGCCGCGGTCGCCCCCGGGGCACTGCTGATCGGCGGCACCGTCGTCGGCAGGGGCGCCGAGATCGGTCCTGGCGCACGACTCGACGGCGCGGTGATCTTCGACGGGGTGCGCGTCGAAGCGGGATCGGTGATCGAACGGTCGATCATCGGTTTCGGCGCCCGCATCGGTCCGCGCGCCCTCATCCGCGACGGCGTGATCGGCGACGGCGCCGACATCGGCGCGCGGTGTGAACTGTTGCGCGGCGCCCGGGTGTGGCCGGGGGTGGCCATCCCCGACGGCGGCATCCGCTACTCGACCGACGTCTGACGAGCCGCCGCGGCGGCCAGCTGCGCCAGCCCGAAGTCGGTGCCATCGGGGAGCGTGGCGAGCGGCCACCAGCGCAGGTCCAAGGACTCGTCACTGCAGACGATCTCAGCGCCCTCAGGGGCGTGGGCGATGAATTGCAGGTCCAGGTGACGGGTCGGCACGCCGAGCGAACAGGTCACCGGATGCACGTGGATCGCCGCGATGGCGGGATCGACTGTCAGCCCTGCGATTCCGGACTCCTCCGAGGCTTCGCGCAGGGCGGCGGAGACGATATCGGCATCGCCGTCGTCGCAATGCCCTCCGAGCTGCAACCAGCGACCGACTCGGGGATGCAGCGTGAGCACCGCGTGCGTCGCGGTGTGGTCGAGCACCAGCGCCGAGGCCGTGATGTGACCCGGCGCGCACTCCCGCTTACAGGCGTCGTCGCGGGCCAGCACGAACGACAGCACCGCATGCCGCAGTGTGTCCTGCGCGGGGTCGGGCGCGTGCCACCCAGTCAGCGCTTCGACGACGGACTCGCGCAGCATCATTGTGCTCCTCGCGTGCGCAGCATCAATTGTGCTCCTCGCGTGCGCAGCATCAATTGTGCTCCTCGCGTGCGCAGCCCCGCCTTCACTTGCGCACCAGGAGCCCCTCGGTCGACGCCGGTTCCCGCGGACCCGACGGCTCCGCCGGGTACCCGACGGCGATAGCCCCAAGCGGTTCCCAGTCACTCGGCAGATTCAGCTCGGAGCGCACGAGATCAGCGGCGAATATCGTCGATCCGATCCAGCAGCTCCCCACCGCGCGGACCGCCAGCGCGACGAGCAGCGCCTGCACGGCGGCGCCAACCGCGACCGTGAACATGGTGTGCTCGGCGGCGGTCCGGTCCGCGTCGGGATAGCTGTGCGCGCCGTCCGGCACGAGGAACGGGATAACCAGTTCGGGTGCTTCGTAAAGGATCTGGCCGCGGCCGACCCGGCGCTCGAGGGCCTCGGCTGACACGCCGTCACTCGAAAGGTCGGCGCGCCACTTGTCCTTCATCCTGTCCAGCAGGCGGGTCCGGGTCGCGCTGTCGGCCAGCCACACGAACCGCACCGGGCGGGTGTGATGCGGGGCGGGCGCGGTGAGTGCCTCTGCGACGGCGTCCTCGATGATGCCGGGCGGGACGGGCTCGTCGCTGAATCGCCGGACCGAACGGCGCAACATCTGCGCCTGGCGCCGGCCCATCGCGAGCGACTCTTCGGTGCCGAGCCAGAACAGGTCTTCCTCGCCGGAACGCAGCAGTGTGTGCGCATTGGATCCGTTGTCGTGCAGGGACAGACCACGCACGACCGCGACGGGAATACCGGTCAGCTTGCCCTTGACCAGGTCGGCGGCCGCAGCGATCTCGTCGGCGACAGCGACCTCGGTGACGACGAGCTCATTGCCGTGCACATCGTGGCTACCCGCGTAACCGTGCAACACGGTCAGGCCCGCCGCGCCGATGGCGGCATCGATTTGGCCGTTGCGCCAGGCCCTGCCCATCGTGTCGGTGACGACAACGCCGACGGTCACGCCGAGCCGATCGCGCAGCCCGTCGCGCAGTGCCGCGGCGCTGCCGTCGGGATCCACAGGAAGCAGGGCGAGTTCGGTCGCGCCGACGTTTGAGCCGTCCACTCCTGCCGCGGCCTGCACGATGCCGAGGTTGTTCTCGGTGATCAGCGTGCGGCCCTTGCGCGCAAGTACTCTAACCGCCTCCTCGTCGATCAGCTTGCGGCGCAGCCTGTCTCGCTCTTCCGGGTCCTGCGGCGCCGCCACGATGCGGCCCTCGCATTTGGACAGCACCTTGCTGGTGACCACCACGACGTCGTCGTCGCGCAGCCACGGTGCGGCGGTGGCGAGCGCCGCGACGAGATCGTCGCCCGGCCGGAACTCGGGTAGCCCGGTCACCGGAAGCAATTCGACAGCGGCGGCAGCGCCGTGCTCGGTCACGGTTTGACTCCCGCCAGATCCAATCCCGCGCGGACCATTTCGGCCGTCACCGACGGATCGGTCATCAGCAGGGGTACCGACCGCACGTCGACTCCGGCGACCTCGGCGTCGTCGCCCTCGTGCACCAGCCAGCCGTCGAGAATGCCGACACCGGACCGAGCGCCGTAGTGGCTGCCGACGGCCTCCGAGGTGCTGGCCACCCCGATGACCGACAGGCATTCATCTGCCATGCCGCGCAACGGTTTTCCTGCGACGATGGGTGAGAAGCCGATGACCTGTGCCGATGTCGACCGAAGTGCTCCCCGGATGCCGGGGATCGCGAAGATGGAGCCGATGCTGACCACCGGGTTGGATGGTGCCAGCAGCACCACGTCGGCCGACGCGATCGCATCGGTGACACCGGGGCCCGCCGTGGCCTTGTCCGCGCCGACGAAAGCGAAGCTGTGCGTCGGCACCTGCGCGCGGTAGCGCACCCACCACTCCTGGAAGTGGATCGCCTTCCGGTCGCCGGTCGTGGGATCGGTGATGACGACGTGGGTTTCGCTGCGGTCGTCGCTGGCGGGCAGCAGGTGGGCGCCGGGGGACCAGCGCTTGCACAACGCCTCGGTGACCTCAGACAGCGGATAGCCCGCCCTAAGCATCTGACTGCGGACCAGATGGGTGGCGAGGTCTCGGTCGCCGAGGCCGAACCAGTCCGGCTGCACCCCGTAGGCCGCGAGCTCCTCCTTGGCATGCCAAGTCTCGTCGCGATGTCCCCACCCGCGCTCGGGATCGATTCCGCCGCCGAGGGTGTACATGCAGGTGTCCAGGTCCGGGCAGATGCGCACGCCGTACATCCATGCGTCGTCGCCGATGTTGACGACGGCAGAAAGCGAATGATCTTGTGGTTCCGCGCGTGCGAACTGCCCGAGGCCGAGCAGGTGCTGGACGCCCAACAGGAACCGCGCACCACCGACCCCGCCGACCAGAACGGTGACCTTCACACCGATCGACACTAGGCCTTGGGTCACGATGAGGTCTCGGCAGCCGCACTATATCGAACTGTGACAGACACGCCGGAGCTGGAATTTCGGCGGACACGCCGAATCGAGATAACGAGATGGTATGAAAATCGGTTCCAACGCTTGACCCCGGCAGCTAACAAGTGTGTAATCACACCAGTGTCATTTTTCGGTTGGCCGGCCGGTTCCGGTGTCGCAGACCGAGATTCGATCACTTGTTCGAATTGAAGAGGTCGCACATCTCCATCGTGGGACTCCATAGCGTTTCAGCGATACCTAGGTGAGGAGGGGGAAGATGTCTTTTGAGCAGGTCGATTTCGGCCACCACATTCGGTTCGAGAACCGCATGCTCGGCTTCGTAGACAACGTCCCGCACACCAATACCGGCCCGGCACCGATGACGTCCCTCGGACGTCCCCAACTGAGTTTGGTGCCGGAACGTCCGGAACTCGATGCCATTGCGCCGGCAACGCCGGACGACGAATGGCAGGAGCGCGCACTGTGTGCGCAGACCGATCCCGAGGCGTTCTTCCCCGAGAAGGGTGGCTCGACCCGGGAGGCCAAGCGCATCTGCCAGGGCTGCGAGGTGCGCGATGCGTGCCTTGACTACGCCCTGGCCCACGATGAGCGCTTCGGCATCTGGGGCGGCCTCTCCGAACGGGAGCGCCGCCGCCTCAAGCGCGGCATCATCTGAGCGCGCGACTCACTCGTCGTCGATCGAAGGGTCGATGACGGACGGTTCGACGCCCAGATACGTGGCCACCTGGGCCACAAGGACCTCATGCAGTAGATCGGCGAGCTCGATGGTGTCCTTCGCGCGGCGCTCGATCGGCTTGCGGAACAACACAATTCGCGCGCGAGTCGAGTTGCCGCGCACGTCCACGCCCGCGGGTATCAGCCGGGCAAGCGCGATCGGGCCGTCGGCCACCACCTCGGGTGGCCACTGAACGCTTTCAGGATCCTTGGGCGACATTCGCGGGATCTCGTCGACGGCGACGTCGAGTGTGCTCACCCGGTCCTGCCAGCGCCGTTCGATCGGCTCGTAGGCCTCCAGCACCGCCATGTCGAACCGCTCGGCCCGGCTGCGCCAGCCGGGCACGCTGGGTGGAAGCAGCGGGCCGCGCATGTCGCGGCCTCGGCGTGATCGCCGCAGATTCCGCTCGGCCACCTGAAGAACTGTAACGGTTGGAAGTCGGCGCACAGACCGCTGCGTGTCCGGTGCCCTGCGGGGTTTGTCCCGCGATAGCCTTCCGTTCGTGAATGTTCCCCGTCGCTGCTGCAGGCCCGGGTGTCCCCACTATGCGGTCGCGACATTGACGTTCGTCTACTCCGATTCCACGGCGGTGGTTGGTCCGCTTGCCACGGTCTCGGAGCCACATTCCTGGGACCTCTGCGTGAACCACGCGGGCCGGATCACCGCCCCGCGGGGCTGGGAACTCGTTCGCCACGCGGGGCCGCTGCCCGCCCATCCCGACGAAGACGACCTGATTGCTCTCGCCGAGGCCGTGCGCGAGGGGCGCGAAGCTCCCATGGGCGGAATCGCGGCCGGTTTCACCGATCCGGTCACCGGCGCCCACGGCGGCGCGTTGATGGCGCCGCCCGCTCCGCGGCCCGAGACGAATGGCCGCAGGCGTGGTCACCTACGGGTGCTACCGGACCCTTCTGAGTAGTTTGGGGTAGCTTTCGCCGCGGCGGATAGGCTGGCGCCAGCAGCCAAGAATCCACGAGGAGATCAATGTCCCGGCCCGCCGAGGTAGTGCACCGCGTCATCAAGGCGTACGACGTGCGCGGCCTGGTCGGTGACGAGATCGACGATGGCTTTGTCGCCGACGTCGGAGCGGCGTTCGCGAGAATGGTCCGCGACGAGGGCGCCCGGCAGGTGGTCATCGGCCAGGACATGCGGGCCAGTTCGCCGCCGCTGGCGACCGCCTTCGCCGAAGGGGCGGCGTCTCAAGGTCTCGACGTCGTCCGGATCGGGCTGGCCTCGACCGATCAGCTGTATTTCGCGTCCGGCTTGTTGAACTGCCCGGGCGCCATGTTCACCGCGAGTCACAACCCGGCGGCCTACAACGGCATCAAGCTGTGCCGCGCGGGAGCCAAGCCCGTCGGCAAGGACACCGGGCTGAAGACGATCAGCGACGACGTGATTGCGGGAGTGCCCGCCTACGACGGCCCGGTGGGCACATCGGTGGACCGCGACGTGCTGACCGAATACGGCGAATTTCTCCGGTCGCTGGTGGATCTGACCGACCGGCGCACGCTGCGGGTCGCCGTGGACGCGGGCAACGGGATGGCAGGCCACACCGCGCCCGCGGTGCTGGGCGCCATCCCGGCGCTCGAGGTGATGCCGCTGTATTTCGAACTCGACGGCACCTTCCCCAACCACGAGGCCAACCCGCTGGATCCGGACAACCTCGTCGACTTGCAGAAGCACGTGATCGCGACCGGTGCCGACATCGGGCTGGCCTTCGACGGCGACGCCGACCGGTGTTTCGTGGTCGACGAATCAGGGCACCCGGTATCGCCGTCAGCGGTGACCGCCCTGGTCGCCGCGGGCGAGCTGAGCAGGGAGATCGGTGCAACCGTGATCCATAATCTGATCACCTCACGGGCGGTGCCGGAACTGGTCGTCGAACGCGGCGGCACGCCGGTGCGTTCCCGGGTGGGGCACTCCTATATCAAGGCGTTGATGGCCGAAACCGGCGCAATCTTCGGCGGCGAGCACTCGGCGCATTACTACTTCCGCGACTTCTGGGGCGCCGACTCGGGCATGCTGGCGGCTCTTCACGTGCTGTCGGCGTTGGGCGAACAGCGCAGGCCGCTGTCCGAGCTGATGGCCGACTACCAGCGCTACGAGGCCTCCGGCGAGATCAACTACACCGTCGACGACTCGCAGACGTGCGTCGAGGCGGTGCTGAAGTCGTTGGGTGAACGCATCCGGTCCATCGACCACCTTGACGGTGTGACCGTCGATCTCGGTGACGGCAGCTGGTTCAACCTTCGCACCTCCAACACCGAGCCGCTGCTGCGGCTCAACGTCGAGGCCCGCACCGCCGAGGACGTCGACAAGGTGGTGGAGCTGGTGGCCAACGAGATCGCCTCGCACACCGAAGAATCGACATGACCGCCCCGGCCACCATCGACTTCGACGACGCTGAGGGTCTGCTGGCCGCCGACCGCGGTGGGCTGCTTCGCGGCGCGTCGATGGCCGGAGCTCAAGTGCGTGCGACAGCGGCCGCACTCGATGAGGGAGCGCTGGAGCCCGTCGCAGGCGATTCGCCCCGCACGGTGATCTGGGTCGCCGGCCGCGGCAACGCCGAGACGGCAGGCTCGATACTGGCTGCGGCCGTTGGCGCTTCGGCGGCCTCGCCGATCGTCGTCTGCGCCGAGGTGCCACCCTGGATCGGCGCGCTCGACGTGCTCGTCATCGCGGGTGACGACCCCGGTGATCCAGCGCTCGTCAGCGCCGCGGCGACCGCAGTGCGACGCGGCGCACGCGTCGCTGTCGTCGCGCCCTATGAGGGACCGTTGCGCGACGCCACGGCTGGTCGTGCGGCCGTACTCGAGCCGCGCCTGTGGGTTCCCGACGAGTTCGGACTGCCCAGATATCTGGCCGCGGGCCTCGCGGTTCTGCACGTGATCGATCCGGACCTGCGCACCGATCTTGCCGCCCTCGCCGACGAACTCGATGCCGAAGCGCTTCGCAACAGCGCCGCGCGCGAACTCT is a genomic window of Mycobacterium sp. ITM-2016-00318 containing:
- a CDS encoding NUDIX hydrolase, producing MMLRESVVEALTGWHAPDPAQDTLRHAVLSFVLARDDACKRECAPGHITASALVLDHTATHAVLTLHPRVGRWLQLGGHCDDGDADIVSAALREASEESGIAGLTVDPAIAAIHVHPVTCSLGVPTRHLDLQFIAHAPEGAEIVCSDESLDLRWWPLATLPDGTDFGLAQLAAAAARQTSVE
- a CDS encoding coenzyme F420-0:L-glutamate ligase is translated as MGSGGSQTVTEHGAAAAVELLPVTGLPEFRPGDDLVAALATAAPWLRDDDVVVVTSKVLSKCEGRIVAAPQDPEERDRLRRKLIDEEAVRVLARKGRTLITENNLGIVQAAAGVDGSNVGATELALLPVDPDGSAAALRDGLRDRLGVTVGVVVTDTMGRAWRNGQIDAAIGAAGLTVLHGYAGSHDVHGNELVVTEVAVADEIAAAADLVKGKLTGIPVAVVRGLSLHDNGSNAHTLLRSGEEDLFWLGTEESLAMGRRQAQMLRRSVRRFSDEPVPPGIIEDAVAEALTAPAPHHTRPVRFVWLADSATRTRLLDRMKDKWRADLSSDGVSAEALERRVGRGQILYEAPELVIPFLVPDGAHSYPDADRTAAEHTMFTVAVGAAVQALLVALAVRAVGSCWIGSTIFAADLVRSELNLPSDWEPLGAIAVGYPAEPSGPREPASTEGLLVRK
- the cofD gene encoding 2-phospho-L-lactate transferase, which produces MKVTVLVGGVGGARFLLGVQHLLGLGQFARAEPQDHSLSAVVNIGDDAWMYGVRICPDLDTCMYTLGGGIDPERGWGHRDETWHAKEELAAYGVQPDWFGLGDRDLATHLVRSQMLRAGYPLSEVTEALCKRWSPGAHLLPASDDRSETHVVITDPTTGDRKAIHFQEWWVRYRAQVPTHSFAFVGADKATAGPGVTDAIASADVVLLAPSNPVVSIGSIFAIPGIRGALRSTSAQVIGFSPIVAGKPLRGMADECLSVIGVASTSEAVGSHYGARSGVGILDGWLVHEGDDAEVAGVDVRSVPLLMTDPSVTAEMVRAGLDLAGVKP
- a CDS encoding WhiB family transcriptional regulator → MVPERPELDAIAPATPDDEWQERALCAQTDPEAFFPEKGGSTREAKRICQGCEVRDACLDYALAHDERFGIWGGLSERERRRLKRGII
- a CDS encoding metallopeptidase family protein, whose product is MRGPLLPPSVPGWRSRAERFDMAVLEAYEPIERRWQDRVSTLDVAVDEIPRMSPKDPESVQWPPEVVADGPIALARLIPAGVDVRGNSTRARIVLFRKPIERRAKDTIELADLLHEVLVAQVATYLGVEPSVIDPSIDDE
- a CDS encoding DUF3499 domain-containing protein, giving the protein MNVPRRCCRPGCPHYAVATLTFVYSDSTAVVGPLATVSEPHSWDLCVNHAGRITAPRGWELVRHAGPLPAHPDEDDLIALAEAVREGREAPMGGIAAGFTDPVTGAHGGALMAPPAPRPETNGRRRGHLRVLPDPSE
- a CDS encoding phosphomannomutase/phosphoglucomutase, with translation MSRPAEVVHRVIKAYDVRGLVGDEIDDGFVADVGAAFARMVRDEGARQVVIGQDMRASSPPLATAFAEGAASQGLDVVRIGLASTDQLYFASGLLNCPGAMFTASHNPAAYNGIKLCRAGAKPVGKDTGLKTISDDVIAGVPAYDGPVGTSVDRDVLTEYGEFLRSLVDLTDRRTLRVAVDAGNGMAGHTAPAVLGAIPALEVMPLYFELDGTFPNHEANPLDPDNLVDLQKHVIATGADIGLAFDGDADRCFVVDESGHPVSPSAVTALVAAGELSREIGATVIHNLITSRAVPELVVERGGTPVRSRVGHSYIKALMAETGAIFGGEHSAHYYFRDFWGADSGMLAALHVLSALGEQRRPLSELMADYQRYEASGEINYTVDDSQTCVEAVLKSLGERIRSIDHLDGVTVDLGDGSWFNLRTSNTEPLLRLNVEARTAEDVDKVVELVANEIASHTEEST
- a CDS encoding TobH protein — its product is MTAPATIDFDDAEGLLAADRGGLLRGASMAGAQVRATAAALDEGALEPVAGDSPRTVIWVAGRGNAETAGSILAAAVGASAASPIVVCAEVPPWIGALDVLVIAGDDPGDPALVSAAATAVRRGARVAVVAPYEGPLRDATAGRAAVLEPRLWVPDEFGLPRYLAAGLAVLHVIDPDLRTDLAALADELDAEALRNSAARELFTNPAKTLADRISGRAVVLAGDNAATLALARHGGSAILRIGHQAVAAVGLADAIVALRTGFGAQSDTDRESALFHDDDLDGPLPERARTIALTLDAERAVVTARVAGLDDVDIVGAEDVPDVGESPVRSGGPEQQLAVLAVRLEMAATYLRLVRG